A part of Pirellulales bacterium genomic DNA contains:
- a CDS encoding J domain-containing protein, with protein sequence MAEDYYNTLGVERNASQAEIQKAYRALARKYHPDMNPDDKTAKAKFQQVQTAYDVLNDSGKRELYDRYGSSFESMGAGAGAGTGPRGGQSWYTQGAPGFDEVDLNQLFGERFGESGGGGFAELFGNFRRAQSGGRKRKGSAEAQRGADVQSEIDIPFQTAIQGGKVSVGVQRPEGKVDQIEVKIPAGVKDNAKIRLRGQGGPGSGKGSAGDILLTVHVAAHPFFQRRDNDLIVRVPVTLSEAVGGAKVDVPMPSGTISLRVPPHTSSGTKLRIRGHGVKSKSGLPGDLYAEVQIMLPKEIDEGTATAIRKLDEQHPINPRRDLRW encoded by the coding sequence ATGGCTGAAGATTACTACAATACTTTAGGGGTCGAGCGAAACGCGTCGCAAGCCGAAATTCAGAAGGCGTATCGTGCTTTGGCGCGAAAGTATCACCCCGATATGAACCCAGACGACAAAACCGCCAAAGCAAAATTTCAGCAGGTGCAGACGGCATACGACGTGCTGAACGATTCCGGCAAGCGCGAGCTCTATGATCGTTATGGCAGTTCGTTTGAATCGATGGGAGCAGGTGCGGGCGCTGGAACTGGACCTCGCGGCGGGCAATCGTGGTATACGCAAGGCGCGCCGGGTTTTGATGAAGTCGATTTGAATCAACTGTTTGGCGAGCGATTCGGCGAATCGGGAGGAGGTGGGTTTGCAGAGCTATTTGGAAACTTCCGCCGCGCTCAATCCGGCGGACGAAAACGAAAGGGTAGCGCAGAAGCCCAGCGGGGGGCCGATGTGCAAAGCGAAATCGATATTCCATTTCAGACGGCGATTCAAGGAGGAAAAGTCAGTGTGGGCGTGCAGCGGCCAGAGGGCAAAGTCGATCAGATCGAAGTTAAAATTCCGGCTGGCGTGAAGGACAACGCCAAAATTCGCCTGCGAGGGCAAGGAGGACCGGGAAGCGGTAAAGGATCGGCAGGCGATATTTTGCTGACCGTGCATGTTGCGGCCCATCCGTTTTTTCAACGTCGCGACAATGACTTGATCGTTCGCGTTCCGGTGACATTGAGCGAAGCGGTCGGTGGGGCAAAGGTCGATGTACCAATGCCAAGCGGAACAATTTCGCTGCGCGTTCCGCCGCACACCAGTAGCGGCACAAAACTGCGCATTCGCGGCCACGGCGTGAAGTCCAAATCGGGTTTGCCCGGGGATTTGTATGCCGAGGTACAAATCATGCTTCCCAAAGAAATCGACGAGGGGACGGCGACGGCGATTCGCAAGCTCGACGAGCAGCATCCGATAAATCCGCGGCGCGATTTGCGATGGTAG